The Anoplopoma fimbria isolate UVic2021 breed Golden Eagle Sablefish chromosome 9, Afim_UVic_2022, whole genome shotgun sequence genome contains the following window.
CTAATCCTGCAGTGATTGAGCTCAGTCTGAGTACATGCCTGTGAGATTATTCAACAGTTAAACACAGACTGGGTGAGGCAGTTTGTTAATAAAGAGTTGAAGTTAAACAGCATTcaactgctgctgttgcttGAGTTGTGTTCAGACATAAAGGAGACTTTATTAGGGGAAAACCGAAACACATCAGAGCTGAGACGACCAGTCAATTAAGCGATTAGTCAGTTGTctgaaaataaactattgttttcAATAtctctttattctatttcttcaTGAATTGACTCatcatttggtctataaaatatgagaaagcagagaaaaaaatgccaATGGCACTCTCCCAAAGCCCAAAGTGATGTCTTAATATCACTGGTTCTGTCTGACCAACACCCCAAAACCTGAAGATCTTCATCTACCATCACATTGgatgaagaaaagcagcaaatactcACATTTGTTAGGGTGGAACAGGTGactttttggtcatttttgcttgaaacatGACTTGTTTCAGCTATGTGAGCagctgttttgttatttttcaagcaTAAATGTCAAACTAAGTTCCAGCTCAAAGGTGCTGCTTTTCTTTactgataataaactgaatCTCTTTGGGTTGAGGACCtctggtcagacaaaacaaaccataTGAAGACGTCACCCTGGGCTTTAGGAAATTGTGATTCACATGGTTAACAATTTAATGACCTTTATAGACTGAACCACGTTTGATTTATGGATGAATTATAGGCACAATAATCCGTCGTGAGAATTATTGTTGGTTGCAGCCCTAAACTGACCTTTTCCTCTTTGGACGttcctcaaaaaaataaatactttacgTTTTTATTCTTATCAGTTTTCACCTGATTGATCAGATTGCAGCTAATCACACACAGATGATTTGATATCCTGAAAATGATACATATCCTCATTTAACCCCAGTGAAATATCTGACAGTTTTGTAGCTTTAAGGTTTGAAAAATCCCCTCATGACACACTGGTTTCTCAGTAAGGCTCTGTCATATTTATACTGAGTGGAAAATGTTTCCAACAAATTCTGGCTGACATATTTGGCATCTTTGGACACTTTGGGACGTCCAGTTTGTTGGGTCTGAATGTTCACAGCTTCACTGATCGACTCTCCTGATGGTCAATGAGACCAAACAATCCGGACACACCCAGCACATCGACTTTAAAAACATGCCTTTGTTTATTGGCATGAAAAGTTTCAAGAACAATGATGccaaaaaatcaaaatacaaaagtacaCAATAACAGTTAAATGTGAACAATGCTCTTAATACTTGATACTCCTATCTGTATCATAATACTGTAAAATCTGTATATCCCTGGAGTCAGTTGCATCAGTTACTTGTAAGTTTAAACTTAAGTTGCTTAAGTTACTAAGTTGAGGTATACGCATCACTGAGTTAAAATGAGATTTGTAACaactaatatatttatataataaattatttacagCCTCTAGCTGTCGGCCGTTAGCTGGCTAATATATGACCAGTCCaaagtaaaatgaataatatgGCATAAGGTGGACACATCTTATGTGACTCTCgatcaaaatgttattttaacaattcatataaatgtaatctttgacaattttaaattacatttctgacaAAGACTGGTGGAAGATAAATGTACTTAGatattttacttcagtaaagtctgacagcaggaagtgaagtgaaatacctgcattcaaaatgttatttaaaggaacagtttgaaGCATTTAgagggatctattggcagaaaatgaatataatattattaagtatgttttatttGGTGTAAAATCACCAGAAAATAAGATTGCTGTGTTTCCCTTATCTTGGAATGATCTGTTAATATCTACCgacaaatcctacacactgcacctttaagtaaaactacaaaagtaTGAGCAGTATTAgcaaaaataaacttgaatCAAAGTACCCATTATTAGAATAATGTTTTGCATCATGTCATTGGattataaatgcattcatttaaaggaaaggctcattttaattacttaataAACTGCCGGGTAGCTCATAACTTTCAAAAGTTTTATTAAATCCTTTATAAATAAATCGCAGTTTGTTTGtggttatttattatattattaatctgaatcttgAACCTAACTAGTAACTTAAGtcatctaatatatatatatatatatatatatatatatatatatatatatatatatatatatatatatatatataaaagggaGTAAAAGGTACAACATGTCTCTCTGAAATGCAGTggagtagcagaaaatggaaagtaaaagtacttgaaAATTGAATTTACAATATTGAATAAAtctagaaatgtaaatgtatgtaaatacaCCTCACTGctcaaaaataacaatatatctcaaattacaaaaaattgCTAAATTTGCTAAACGTTATAGTTTTAGTTATTCTTTTTGGCGAAGACATTTCTTAAGTGTCATAGTTTACTGGTTTAGTAAATCAGTTGGAAACTAGCCGGAAGTCACCGAGAACTTAGAAAGAACTTTACACACAAGTgtctatatatttttgaatagcTGGTAAATTCAAATTTAGCCTTATGACGTTGGTAatgaatagtttttttgtttatccaTTTATTTGATTGGTTGCTCTGTTTACACATGACTAAATTCTTTACTAGCTATGACGCTTAAGTCCTGATGGTGCCAACTGATTTACTAAATCACTTTATACAAACTTAATAATTGATAGCCAGTGCAACCAGTTTCCTAGCTGTCGTTACCATTGAGGTTAGCTAGAATATGACCTCACTGCAGAGGAAGCATATGCTGCCGTCAGTCGTCACGGTGATGGGCGGGACTAGTCGGACTGGTTCCAGGGTTTGTAGGGGCCCCGGGGACCGTCAGTCATAGGGCGGAGGTTCGCTCTGAGCTAATGATTATCTCATTCCTGTCTCACTATCAGCATTTCCTCCTCTCGCACAAACACGCAGATGTGTTGCAGCAGAGTGATGTGGCGCAGCAACACAACTGGCGACTGCATGCAGGAGTCTTCATATTCTTCATTATTATCTCTCTTCATCGCAGTTTTTGTTACTCGTCCATCTgatttcctccatctctctttctctacttCCTGGTACAAAATGTCTATTTCACACCATCGTCCTCTTATGTTTTCTAATCCTGTTCCTCTCGTATCCAGGACACTGCTAACTGTGTTACTATGCTCTCCATTTAGCTTCCCCCTCCTCTGAGGACTCAATATCTATGTCTCTGGCTCCAAAAGACCctgcagcctcacacacacacacacacacacacacacacacacacacacacacacacacacacacacacacacacacacacacacacacacacacacacacacacacacacacacacacgaacaatGAAGAGGTGGATTCTTTCTTTGTGCTCTTTGTCACATTCTCCTTCAGTGAGTCCTTTACTGTATGCCAGGACTCTATGTGGTTTTAAGCCAGTGTGGACAGAGAAGACAAATGTTACCTGTCCgacaggtttgtgtgtttgtgatgtgtgtgtgtgtgtgtgtgtgtgtgtgtgtctctctgatGTGTTTTGAAGGCATGGATGTATGTAAAGAGAGACAGGAATGCTTAAAAGGAGTGCTTTTATGCtctaaagcataaaaaaagtgtgtgtgtgtgtgtgtgtgtgtgtgtgtgtgtgtgtgtgcagttatgTCAAATCCACAGCCTAATGAAATGTGGTTTGAGCTGAGACGCTTAGTTGATTGACTATTTAAAATGATTCAGCATctattttaagtgtttattaattgtttacAAATGTAGTCGATTAATCAATAAGTCAGCAACTACTTTAAACTTACTCTGAGAAAGTGTTGAGACTGACCTTATAACCAGGACTTTCATCTaaagaacataaaacaaaaaccataaatgaaaagcataaaacgccataaacataaacattttgaacGATGGGCAAGAACCAGTTGCACTcgttacataaaataaacttaaataagTCTCCATGTTTAATATTTGCCGCTAaagatgattgattgattgatgagtGAGTCATCTGCAGATTACTGTCTTGATAAAtcgtttggtctataaaatatcaggaaaaaaatgaagaatgtCCATCACAATGTCCTGCAAAACCAAGGTGATGTCTTCCGACATTCTGAAATCCAACATATTCAGCTTAGTTGCACATAAGAcgaagaaaagcaacaaaaaaaatgcaatttcagAGGTTATAGATCAAAACAATGTTTGGGAATCAAAACATTTGCAGACACATTTTCTGTCGAGCAGCTAAACAATTAATCAACGAAGCCTTTCAGCTGTAGTGTGCAGTCCATGACCTGCTGACATTTACAGACATGTCATATGTTCCCTTTGTTGCTCTCACTCTTTCACTGCAGCCGGCTTCACTTCTTGTTTCGAGCACTCTTTAGTTTCATTCTGGTCCTCATGATAACTTAAACTTTCGTCTGACATTTCAGAACGTTtcactgaaagaaagaaaaaaaaaaaaaaaaaaaaacagaagctccTTGGTCTCGTTGTATGTTTTTTGGGTCAATGTCTTAAATTTGAACTGTGCACTAAAGTGTCCTACTTTTCCAATCCAAAGTACtggaacaaaacaatgaaaaatgtgttgccATCCAGAAGGCTTTAGACTGCACGGTGTCAGCAGCGTTTGTGTCTGTatgcatgttttaaaacatgtgtTGCTCTGtgccgtttcttttttttttaggaccaGTATGATCACATCGACAAGCACACGCAGTGCGGCCTCGACCTGGTGGATCGCTACATAAAGTTTGTGAAGGAACGGACGGAAATAGAGCAGAGCTACGCCAAACAACTCAGGTGTGCCTTTTTGGGGTTTTCTTGAGCTTGTTtctgtatgtttatttatattaacataaattgggatcttaaatgtatttgtgtatttgtgcatttatgtatGTGCGAGTCACACTGCCTCTTTTACACTTTCTAACAGGAGTCTATCAAAGAAATATGCCAAACGAGGGAGCAAAGAAGAGCAAGACTGCAAGTGAGAGAATAATCAAATGtccattttcttttcccttgttttgtgtatatatacaaaataacattGTATTGTTCACTAAACCGCCTTACTGTTGCTGTTAACCTGTCAAGCTTTCCATTCCTGCACCACACATATGCAATAGGAATGATAACAGTGGAAGATTTACTACAACAAATTTGCAGTACGAAGTGAACAAAAGCAGGCTTCTCATTTCTAGCTGACTACTGTGGATTTTGTCAGCCTGAAATGACAGTTGTAGCTAGCTTGCATTAAGTAATATTGAAGAGAATTGAGACTCTTCTAAAAGCATCTTAACGTTACATTTGCACATGATGGCTAACATTACATGATATAATTGCTAAAACACTAGCTTCagtaagtaaaaatgtaatttattcattcCGACAGTTGGGGTGCTTGCTGTGGAAAAACAATATTGGATAACAAGAAACAGTGGTTCTATTTGTGCTTTCACTTTCTTCTTTCAAAGACTATGCTTTActtataaatgagaaaaataatttgaagcCGAGGATTAAGCAATGCTGATCATTTTGGATGATGGTTCTGGGTTTTAACTTccccaaaccaaaaaaagagcAGGACAGCCTACTATGTCAGAGTTAAAGGTGCTAATTTTGATATTCAGaacattaataaagcagcaaacaaattGCTGTTACAGTCAAACCTATTTTCCAGTTGacacatcttttttatttttttatttaaaaacaataaataaaagataatgaaactagattaatctgtttttaaagtatGGATTAATACAAATATACTGTTTTTTGAAAATAGTTGATGGTCagtgagacaaaaaaatattgtaatcaAGTTGTGATGCATCGATAATcgttttaagataagataaaagaagataatcctttattagtcccccagcggggaaatttacaaaattataattataatctCATCAAAGTCGTTGCTCGTATCTACTCTCCAGTTTCTTCAAACATTGTTAGCTCTGTCATCACTGTTGCattagtttgcactgttagcattTTTAGCAACATTAGCTGTGAGCGGCCGGCTCAtgcgtcgccatgttgagagccgttaagaggcaatcaaaatgcattTAGCAGCTTTAGTCTAAACTGATATGTTAGCATCGTGTTATCCACAGGGGTCGATGTTCTGAAAAGATATAATTTTCTAAAGAAACCTTTAACCTCACAAAATAATGTAGTTATCTTACAAATAATGCTGTGTTTCTCCTGTTGTTAGTGAGCTAGTTAGCAGGACATGCCACCAACGCTGATGAACACATATTTGAATCCATTCCTTTCACTTTTGCTCATATGttttatacatactatagtatCACACACTTATTAGAGCACCATGCACATCACGTTGGCATGTAGACAAATCCAAAGCTTGGCAGGCCTGTAGTCCTTAGTTACGgttgctaagctatgattgAGTTTGGTTTTATCAGTCGGTTAAATGTTGGCCTCTCCAGCTGTGATGATTTTCCAAATTGTCATTCCCTCCCGCTGCAGATTCAGCAATCACGCATCTCTCCAGGAGATCCTGAACGAGCTGAACGATTACGCCGGCCAACGGGAGCTCATCGCTGAAAACATGATGACCGGCATCTGTGTGGAACTCACCAAATACCTTCAGGAGCTCAAACAGGAACGCAAAAcggtgagagagggaggacaaTCAcacgagggagggagggagagagggagagagggagggaacaGGGAAGGTTTGGCAGATTGCATATCAACGAGGTACGCCGTGACGTCATCATAAACTGCAGAACATTAACTGAAACCTCTTTGTTCCTCAGCACCTGTCTGATGCCAAGAAGGCCCAGCAGATGTTAGAGAGCAGCTTCAAACAACTCGAAAGTGTGAGTCAcgtgtttttgttgctttgattGTCATTTTAAGGATTTGTTTGCCCGAATTAGGAAAAGAAAATCTCACTTTCCTCTTGTGAAATCCTCACGTGGATGATTTAAACGGCTTTATTTTACAGGTCCGTCATGGAAAGAACTGTTCAATAAAGTATCTtactaataagataagataagataatcctttattagtctcacagcggggaaatttgcaggattaccgcagcagagtggatagagCAAAGGAACAAACAAGTGACATGAGTAGAAAAACGTAGAtgaaaacaagtataataaataagtaatcacacattAAAGGTAtaataggtaaaaaaaactttaaaattaaaataataatcattctTATAGGGAAAACTACACCAAAGTTCTTCGTTTTGTTGAGTTCAAAATcagttaatatttattaatcaagttaatatttaatatttaatcattaatcatttattgTTGGAATCTTCAATCTTCATATATGATGAGTTGTATGTTTGCTTGCAAGAAATTGCATATTTCAGCAGAGCTGCTGTGCACAGACTAAAATAAGCTGGTTTAATAAATATTTGGAATTAATTCATTGGAGTGTGAGAGTTAAAGTGTGTCCTTATTTAACTTGAGTTACTACCAATTAAcaaaagttaattattttcaaGAATCCTTTAGGAAATTGTTGGAAATGTGCAGTTCCGTAAAATAGTGTTaccattttattgtttttgttttgtcaggttTTGGAATAAATGTCACCTCACTCCAAGGAGATGAATAGTTTAAAAGATATTGAACAGCAACATCTTCTATTTCCTTCTTATGTAGAAAAAGTTCTAGTTAAAACAGGTCACAACGAGGTCTGTTTCCgctgaatattttaaatgcaatttcgGTTCCACTTTCTAACAAGGCAccattttttaaaggtttacaaGAAAGTTTTAACTAATTACCTTTTTTggccatctgtgtgtgtgtctgtgtgtgtgtgtgtgtgtgtgtgtgtgtgtgtttactgtacatGCCTGCAGACAAAGAAGCGCTATTCCAAGGAATGGGCGGAGGCTGAAAAAGCCTCACAACAGGTAGAGAAAATAGAGAGTGACCTCAATGCCACCAGGCTGGATGTCGAGAaggtaaacacaacacacacacacacacacacacacacacacacacacacacacacacacacacacacacacacacacacacacacacacacaactgaccactgatatatatttttttcttgtttggttttcatattattttcagtaaaaatagaacaataataataatccttgagcttttcttgtcttcctccctccttgGCCTCTATACCtccttgtctccctctctgcctcctccctctgcatcTCTCCCACATTTCTCCCgctttgcatttttgttttgcataattTCTCCCTCTTCCTGCACCCTTTCATGTTcccctcccttttctcctctACGCGGTTCCACCTATCTTTCTTTCGCTCTGAAGGCCAAGCAACATGCCCActcccgcacacacacagcggaGGAGTGCAGGAACGACTATGCCGCACAGCTCCAGAGATACAACAAGGATCAGAACCTCTACTACTACTCAGAGATACCGCTGATCTTCAACGTGAGACAAagacacacgtaaacacacacaaactgggcAGAGCTCACACACCTgcttaaattatgtaaaaaccaaacacaccCTTTCAAAATGTAATCATCCTCTCCAGTGTCTTTGTATGAACGTGAATGTGACATTTATAAACACAGGCAGCgtgaatattatataatatttcatcgcggtgttgtgtgtttgtgtgtcgaACAGAAAATGCAGGACATGGATGAGCGGAGGATTCGGCGGCTGGCGGAGGGATACTGCCAGTTTTCAGATATCGAGAAGAAGGTGCTGCCCATCATCACCAAGTGTTTAGAAGGGATTTCTTCAGCAGGGTTGAAAATTAATGAGAAACAGGTAAATGTTAGATGtctataaatgtgtttgtgattttgttttttctccgtTTCGCTcacatgatttaaaataagGGGACTGTAAATTGtctgtgtccgtctgtccaGTGTCACATCTGAGAAACCTCTGATCTCATTGTTGTGAAACTCTCAGAGGTGATGCTTCGTGTTTTGATGTCTAAAGGAAAAATGTGCCATTTCggataattcatttatttgcttttttactGAGAGTTGAATAAGAGGATTGATATCGCTGTCATATGTGCAGGTTAAATATGaggctagcttagcttagcacagtgactggaagcagggggaaacagctagcctggcccTGTTCAAAGGTAATAACCACCTCTCTAAAGCTCCATAATTAACACATGGTGATTTCCTAAAGTGTTGTCTTCACTGTGAGTTAACAAGGctggcaaccagcagagactccaggaagtcagtATGAAACATTCCTGCACATAACCCCCGATGTTGTACCTTGAACAGAGcaaggctagcagtttccccctgcttctattcttcatgctaagctaagctaatcatctGTTGGTTGTAGCTTCATCTCACTTGCCATCACCAGCAAAAGCCAATAAGTGAATTTCTTgttaacaaacaaaagttatgtttacaCTGATTTTCATAAACCAAGATGTATTGTGTTTATCCAAACAAATGTGCATTTcgttcctcataaaacatttgcaatgcagttttaaaaagtataaatatgtatatttaaaatctgcattgtttacatccatgtttattAGCATGCAGTGTTCTTCTTCCCTGTCTTTTCTGGCATGTTGCTGCATTTCTTGGCGTGTTAAAACTCCACAGGGCGACTTTAAGGTCAAATTTTCTGAATTTGAAGCCATACTGCAACACCGGTTCAGATTAATATGCATAGTACTTGCAGCAATTCTGCTTTGTGTTCTAGTTCTGCAAACATcgcatctttttttgttgttgcatgtaTTATTAAGCGTTTTCCATGTTGTATAGAGTATGTTGTCTCAGTAACTGtcttaatggagaaaataaaatctaaagacatttttattttttattttataaaaacccTACAGTGCTCTTGGTGATAACAGATTGCTGTACATTGTCCTAAAGCccattaattataaaaataatagaaaGCCTTGTAATGACTTTACTTTTTACTAGGTTAACTCAAACAATTCAGTGCAACAgtcttgtaatacaaaaaataccttttaaaaaagactTGTTGATACTGTGTCTGAGAGGTGTTGATTTATTCCTACGGTAATATTTAAGACGGGTTGTTGTAGTCAGAAGGTTTAAGTGATTATGtgttaaatcaaaaatgtttgtctgtttgtctccctgcagGACTCCATACTGTTCATAGAGCAGCACAAATCTGGTTTTGAGCGACCTGCAGACTTAGAGTTTGAAGACTACACCCAAGGAATCAAACCAGCAACCTCTGACTCCAGCCTCAACCCTCCTAAAGTGCGCGCCAAGCTC
Protein-coding sequences here:
- the LOC129095282 gene encoding cdc42-interacting protein 4 homolog gives rise to the protein MDWGTDLWDQYDHIDKHTQCGLDLVDRYIKFVKERTEIEQSYAKQLRSLSKKYAKRGSKEEQDCKFSNHASLQEILNELNDYAGQRELIAENMMTGICVELTKYLQELKQERKTHLSDAKKAQQMLESSFKQLESTKKRYSKEWAEAEKASQQVEKIESDLNATRLDVEKAKQHAHSRTHTAEECRNDYAAQLQRYNKDQNLYYYSEIPLIFNKMQDMDERRIRRLAEGYCQFSDIEKKVLPIITKCLEGISSAGLKINEKQDSILFIEQHKSGFERPADLEFEDYTQGIKPATSDSSLNPPKVRAKLWPFSKKNKPLPAEDFSHLPPEQRKKKLQAKIDDITKELQKTQDQSDALEKMKGVYEQNPQMGDPSSLEPQISETAQNSGRLRGELVKYETWLSEAVGGEESSNAINNNSQHGVGAADQSQSIYTEFDDEFDDVESPVGQCTALYTFEGNSEGTISITEGELLSIMEDDKGDGWMRVLRASGEEGYIPSSYVKLAP